In Benincasa hispida cultivar B227 chromosome 8, ASM972705v1, whole genome shotgun sequence, the sequence GTCAATTTCCCAGAGTCTAGTTGATCTGCCAGTCTACCAAAAAACTCAAGATCCCAGAGAAACAGAAGAAGCTTACGTGGTCCATCATGTTTTGTCTAAGTTTTAAAACTATCACGTACATATTAGGGGCAAAAGGGTAGAACCCTAGGTGACACTGATGTAGTATAAACCTATATAAAGCTATTGTCGTTATGTATATAAGTTTGGAAGTGTTTCTGCCTGATAATTAGAACTTGCATGGCTTTATGTCTGGATGAAGATATGTGAACAGAAGTTAGATATATGAATATTAATTGTTTATCAAGTACAATAAGCACTAAGGAGACAAGTTTGAGGAGTAGGTTGGACAAGGGGTATCATAAGAGGGTTGGCATCTACTGTTCTCACACCTCTTTCCAAGATAAGAAGGTAGTCTGGGAGGGGATGTGATAAAAGTTACAttattatatagttaattatgagtatgattcaaatttaaactatataatttGGGGGCATTAGTTTATATTTGtgtatttgaatgtgattcaaatattaagttaatatgaataagattcatattaaaattatatgttatacattaatatgaataagattcatattaaaactataagttaagagagaaatatgcatttgaatatgattcaaatctttattcaattaaatatgagatatttaattaaattaattattatttaattttaattaaataataattgattaattaactcCCTCTCAATGAAGGGAGAGTGGGGAGGTAGGCAGTTGCCTTTTCCTTCTCGTTAAAATTAACATCGAATAGTTCTGTGAAGTCTAACACATATTTTGACAAAGAAAAATCTCTCTCTCCAAAATTCGTAGTAGAGTTATGTGTGTTTTGGAATTCCCAATTCTCTTTTATCTTTCAGAAAAGAATCCCACAAATCAGGTTCTTGTCAAGAGACATAGCGAGGAAGACATTTTGGAGGTGTCCTTATTGAGAAGGAGATCAACTTATTGGAGGACATTTGAAGAGGATTTATTGGAAAAATAGTGTTCAAAGGTAACAATTTGTTGTTCTTAAATTAATGTCTAGCCTAATTTATTTTGACAACATGTTGATatctattttagttttaattttttgagtttttcatcctcccaaaatgaaaacaaaagcGACCAAACGTTCTGCTGGAGATTCGACCCCTTCATCcattataataataaacaaaaaatgtgAGAGGGgaactgataacgggcagaaatgcacgttattacagtgctaagttataaaacaatgcaggtttgtgttgataaaaatatacattcttgcatccaaaagcattaaattcacAATGtggcggtcgcatgcgtccatcgcatgaaaacagttaacttatgtatttttgtgtagaatatgcgttgatgcaaggtgaaaaatgcgataaaaaaaaattaacagcCGAGCGCATCAagagattgcgttaacgcaaggctatgcgatcatttgcgctcgcaaatatctactcaagaaggttgccgcatgaACCGATGCAActttggtgggcgcatctgagtgaaaagcatcataaatcacgatgggacagaaagctgatgacggtcgatttcgaattaagttgacaagctgttaacgaactactgtagcaagtacacttaacttttcGTTGAtgaatattcggcgcatcagacagagaattaatgtcatcccatcagtgcaatcatatgagagaagaagcctttcatcccaaagctctataaataccagaggccaccttcagtaAAGGAGTCAGTCTAGTTTGAAAGTTAGATAATTTCctccatagttagaagtagccttgttcatagtttttcttttacttagaaggcggagcgagagaagggaagagacgccagAAGATCGCTCTGGTCAGCTGGATAGAAAACTCAGAAGGTGTGGAAAAGTAGAGAGAGGGcggactctcgcgagagcgagattatcttttgagcagagtagagaagaacagtgtaaaagccttgaaaagcaagagattgctaccaggctctttattcttattctgcattattattctgtatttcaattctatatctataaaatggaacttgcttatctacatctgttcactctcttataagcacgcatgagtagctaaatctatcgaatgggttgagaagaactcagctaacatgacctaagatcttcattgcatgtgattatcttgtcttatgttgcacccaacacctctttagagctactcgagagagagtctaaagaaatgacctaagacttgagagagctaggttagaatctagactcgaaaaagcaagattagatttgcataagtaagaaatagggacttagagataagctctatttgccaatATGCATCGCAtacaccctagagataggttatgatattatgtggtcgccttgtatgtgtgtgtgtcattcgtcatcgcatagacaagagtagaggttatgtgtaggtcctatagacttatcgcatatatcgcatgcgttttaaaactagaagctgtagcatttacattcaaagatgatttgctattgtatgtgtgttgcatgatcgcatagcatgaatgcAATCCTAGAAAGTGTtggctgaaccccttctcaacccgttccctgcatattcatcgcatcttccgtaatattaactcttttcttaactccgccgcatacattttataccgcaaacaacaaccaacaactctttgatttattgattACCACAAagatcttaaaaattattaccgcatattgttttccttagtccttgagtttgaccctggacttaccaggaaactcaacaggatttatacttggattctgcttagaaaacttgttgcacaacgtatttcccatcaccgcaattcctttcataacttcaccgcataaaataacacatcaagaTTACTTTGTCCAATGCCACAATTCGCCGTAATCTTATCACAAACTTTGCCTTTAACAATCATCGGTTAACTAGCATTTGAAATGCAAGCTCGAATCTAATTAAACCTATAGAGTCGGGTATCCCTTTATAAGAAATTCCAGTTGAGCTTATCAAATACCTTTTCGATATGAAGCTTGAAGATAATGCCCCGTGTTTTACTACACCTCCAATAGTCAATGATCTCATTAGCAATCAGAATAACATCAATGATCTGACGACCTTATACAAAAGCCGATTGATGTTGTGTACCTCTGATAATTTTTCTCTTGTTTCCATCTTTCGTTTTCTTCGCTTGTTGTCTTGCGTTAcagttaatatttattttattcttttctttaggAAAAGCATGATCGAGAAGGGTCGTTTTTTTCAAATGGAGAAGGCATTTGAGGGGTCTacactattttattttagtttcattcCTGAAAGTCAAGTAAAAATTCCAGCCTCAATCagaattatataatataattcatatattgAAGAACCTTTTTACCTCTTATGACGttatgagttttttttcctttgtttattaatcttaattaataaataaataaactatatgCTTGTTGTAACTTCACATGACACATCAAAGTCAAATCTATATTAAAATGGTAAattcaaaaaggaaaatgtatttaaattttgtcCTTATCATTAGCAAAATCTTATTAAAATACATGTGCTAATCACACCGAACaagtttatattataatattactTCAAGAATAATTTACAAAGTTTCCAATATGAGACCACCacgaagagagagaaagagagatcattttttaaaaaaacaaaaccaacaacaaCATCAAATATTTAGACTCTGTAGTGTTcatggattgggttggattAGGTTGAAAGGCTTTTTTAGATCCAACTCAATTGTTTGGGTTATAAAttccttcaacccaaataacccttattaaaatatgaacccaacccaacccaaccatgaaatatttgggttgggttgggttggttcgagtTAATCGGATCATTTactcaaaattttgttataaaaagaagcaatacataaatatgtaaaaatctattttaattattttcatatattgaattaagattaacaactcattttcaatttatatagtgaaaaaaatgcaaagaaactacttttaagagttgttgaagaataaattattaaaaaaatattggaattaaataaaactggaatcaatatatatatatatatgaataattgtgttataagtaataaaaaaatatattttaaagttaataataaattcaggttggttcgggttggtttgggttatattagatgaacccataaaccaacccaacccataaaattttcatttatttgaactcaacccaaaccgcacgggttgggttgggttgatcgattttttcaggTTATCGggtttttgaacacccctaccgtttagtaaccatttggtctttttaatttttaaaaattaggtcTATAGATATTACtttaatctccaaatttcttcctttgttatctactttttaccaataatttaaaaaaccaactcaaattttaaaaactaaaaaaattagcttttaaaaacttttttttttaaaaatttgtctaagaattcaaccattgtacttaagaaatgtgcaaatcattgtaagaaataatGAGAAagtaagcttaattttcaaaaatccaaaaataaaaaaccaaatggttaccaaatggggtcTTAATATCCAatctcatctttttttttttctcaattctaatatttaaattttttaatatcaaatctTTTGTATATTCGAGCTCTTACGGCAAAGACGTTAAAATCGATTGATGAATTCTAACGTAAtacacaaataaaatttataaactaagATACTAATATCGtatctcaaattttaatttaatgaaatagACAGATATTGTATTCACCATGTTGAGGAGTGAATTTTGGCCTATCAAAATAAAGCTCAAAATCAAGATAATATAATATAGATCAAGATAATatgaaataatataaaataagataaaataaaatagaataagattTCATCCTGCCTCGAATTAGAAAAATCTCATATCCTAATCCTAGTAGATTTAAAATAGATCCAAGATCAAatctcctataaatacatcCGAATGACTTTATCAAAGGTATCTATGAAATCTGACCTCTGACTTACCATATCACGTGAAGGTCAGATGTGCGTTTTCCTTGACCAAAACTAAACATTTATCACTATACTTTTACCAACATCGACATGCATCggtaataatattttatttatataaaaaaaaatgattgttttGTACACAAAAAATGAAGATGAAAACAAACCCTCATGGCCAAGAGTAGGGTCTTGAATGATTTCCTCCACTTCCAAAAGATACAAGCCAAAGCCAAGTCCCATCTTTACATcaaatttctttcaatattattattattattattatttcatagTTATTGGCCTCCATTGGATGTACTTGATTTCACTGTGCAAATCTTCTGTTGCTCAGCTTTGTGTCCCATCCAAACCCCATATTAATTCCCAAAAGGAATATGGGTCTCATTGCCTTGCTTCCAATCATCCAACAATCTATTTCATTTCAAACTCCCATTTTACCACCTAAAGTAAAACCAAAACTAGGGTTACATTATAAATTTTTACCTCCAACCATTTCAATCATCTCTAAAATTGTATAGACTAAATATTTTTGCTTCTTAATTATGATTTTATCAACAACAAGTATGAACACATCTTCATCAACTTAATTTAACATAAAAAGattaaatactttaaaattACTCCTAGATCATAAATGTTAGTAAAATTCCATTGGGACCTACAATTTTAATTTAGACCATGGCCATAACATCATTAAAGATTCATAGCTAGCTAGTACGATCGAGAGACAGTGTTCACTAACCCTAGTGATCTATTTGTAGATTCTATCAAAGTTGGCACATTGATGATTTTTTAAAGCATAGGGATATGATTTAACATAATCCATGAactacaaattaaaatttaaactgCAGTGGAAACCCTAAGGAAATGATCATCCAAAAATTAATATttcccacaaaaaaaaaaaagttaaaaattgaaCAATTGAACTGAAATCACTCCCTGTTTTTTTCTAGTACGATTAAGCTAACCTCAAGAAcaaccaagaagaagaagaagaagaaaacactaACTTAAAAAGAAAGGGTAAATAAGAAGCTAGCCTAAGTGCATGTGTATataatgtttaaatatttatatatagttttcaTATTGATTTGTATATATATAGCTCTCTTTAAACTGTGGTTTGATCATTACCCTCCATCAACCTCCTTTGGCTTCTTTGAACAAACTTCCATTTGAATTCTCTGCCCAATCATAGAGCTCCAAAAATggatctttactgctttctccATTTCCTGTACTAAAGCCATGGCTACTAAACATCAACATACTGTTGTTTAGAGGATCTGCTGAAAGATGATGATGGTCGCGGTTGTGGTCGTGGTCGTGGTTGTTGATTTGCTCAGAGAATTCAGTGAAAATTAGGTCATAAGGAAACTCCTGATGATCTACCTCATCCTGATGATCGTTTATTGTTGTTGCTTTATTTGTCGTTTGGTTTTCATCTATCTCTTCCTCCTTTACTGCTGCAGTTGGTAGGACGTTGTCGTTGGTGGGCTCATGTTTTGGGCTTGTTTTACGAGCGGTGGCGGTGGCGGGGGTTCGAGATGGGTGGGAACGGGTCGAGCCTGCAAGGGCGTTGCGTTGAGTCGGCCATGGGTGGTTGTGCTCCGAGGTGTAAGTGATGACAAGCATGTTCGGATTGGTTCGACTGCGCTCAACTTGCTTTCGAGCGGAACAACCCTTGGAGCTGCTGCACCTATAATATCCCCTAAAAGAGGAGATcaagagaagagaaagaaaggaaCAAGCTAAGGTataagatataatatatataatgaagATGATCAATGATGTTGTGAAATGAGAAGATATATGGAAGATTTTGAGGGTctttgaaaaaattcaaatacttTTACAACATAAAAATAGCAACAAATAAACTGTAAAACaagcttagtttttaaaaatcacacatccaaactattataaataaatttttttacaaaaatgaaggaaaataaCACCATCAACTAAAAATCTCTCCTATTAAAATCAAACATCTCAAAACTAAAGAAGAACAAGAGTATATAATTTTTGTATAAACCAAGATATTGAGTACATAAAAGTTAACAATATTAACAATTCTCTGTCCAAACTTTAAAGCCCACTTGAAAAAATGATGAGTAAATGATGAGTGAGATAGATGAAATTATTGGGAGTCAATTTCTTGTCAgctagagagagaaagatgTACAAAACCTTGCAGCATTTGGCATTGATTTCTGGAAAAcaaaactcttttcttttcttttttttctctttcatgtttaagttgaaaataaattaagtgAAAATcacaaaaagatttttttttttttttttaaaaaaaaaaagaagaaataggtTAATACCATTTCAGTCAAAGTGCTTTGGTATTGGTTCAATTTTGGTGTAGTAAACTCTCactctataattttaataagtcttaaatttaattcttttggttagtttattatattgatcttttttaaaactttttattaacattaacattttcattttgaattttgtaatcATACTCAcctatattaatattttttttttaatatttgaagtgtttaatttaaaaaaaaaagtcattttaaaaaagattgaaatatttaacaatttaaaataatttttgaaacgctttcaatgtatatttttaaaaaggtttttatcaaaagaatttaaatatgaCTTCTTtagaaaatacttttttctctAACCAATTCAAACAAACTCTAAaacttaagatttattaaaattgaattaatactAAAATACCAAATTGAcattttaacctaaaaataataataatattaaactttatttttaaataatgacCTTGGATATGGGGATCCTTTGATGGGCTTTTGTCCGTACTTCCTCCATGCCCATAGATCAGAAGGAACCACTTCGCCGCTGCTTGATCGGCTGTTCGCCGGTGCCGGTGCCGGAATACATACCACCTTCTTCACTTGGCTCTTCCTATATATAAAACAACCAACCACATTAATTAGTTCATTACTTCATGTTTTAATTCGTTTTAATCTCAAGTTGATAACGATTTTGTTTTATGTCTCAAGTTAACTTtctcttgttttcttttaaatttgacgAAGCCTTCACGAGTGAAGTGAAACTTTTAGGTACGAAAATGAATAGTAAACATGAGCTTTgtcttgtttatttttttaataaaaacaaaagaaatttaaattgtTATGTGATGAGTTTTATTTAACCATGTGGGAGgcagaaatttttttttcttagttatTCCATTCTTTAGATGGGTTTGAAGAGAATAATTCAGGGAAAAAATGGTGGCAAATTgcacataaaaataaaatgctaATTAGAGCTAcaaaaaattgaagtttttaAGCTACTAATTGTGCTAATTTATCTACAATAATCTTAGTAGTTTATTAATACGGGATAGtatgtatatagatatagatatagttaaccttttatttatttatttattattattattattttttccattaAGGTGGAAATTATAAAACTACATTGAAATATGATCCAAGATAATGAGTGTTTATCATTTTTCCAaggtattaaaaaaattatcttctCCACTCTTTGAACTTTCTTTAAATATAGTAAAGACAAAGTTAAATCAGTCAAAACATAAGAGAATTATGTCTTAGAAGTTATAGCTTCATGCTCCTATTTTCCTTTGTTTGGACTAAAGAGTTTGAACCAAAATATCCTAAAATAAACCCTATAGAGAAGAAAGcctatacatatatatttttctaaaatccataatttttatattattggTGGAATttcccaaaagaaaaaagaaggctTCTATCAATTTTGAATTCTCTCTCTTTAACAATTGCATAGTGTTTTTAAGTACACCCTAATTAATCAACTATCATGAAACTTTCAAACCTCAAAGGCAagacaaaatttaaattcatttgaaacccaataaataagaaagatcaaaaattaaatttttataagtaatatattgattattattatcatttcaaAAGTTGATGGTTGGATTTCTCTCACCTTCTTTTGGTGGCCGAACTTCGTGGGGAAGAGATCTGAATCCCAGAATTCTCCATTAAGCAAAGAGGGTTCGAGCCACCGGTTGGAACCATGCCACCACCACCGCAAGTGGAAGCTGAGCTCGGAGAATTCCTCACCGTCGTTGCGAGAGACTCACATGGAGGAGTACTAATTACACCATCACCGGAACTCGGGGAGATCTGCAACATATGTGAAAGTAAATTAGACGGCTGGTCCGCGGCCGCCAAACCCTCAGCGCCGCCGTCAGAAGTAAAATTGAAGGCAGAAAAATGGGGATGAAGAAACGGATCTCGAACACTACTAGTCGGAAACAACGACGGATCTCCAAAATTCATGGAAGAATCATCGGCGGGATGGTGAGGCCAGCGTAGTCGGTCACCGGAAAAAGGGTCGAGAGAGAATTCCGATGAGAGGCCACCGGGGACGGCGGCGGAAGTGGGTCGAATTACATCAGTCAAATCACCAGCTTGCTGATAATTAT encodes:
- the LOC120083610 gene encoding probable WRKY transcription factor 35, with the translated sequence MFCSLFEMDDNYQQAGDLTDVIRPTSAAVPGGLSSEFSLDPFSGDRLRWPHHPADDSSMNFGDPSLFPTSSVRDPFLHPHFSAFNFTSDGGAEGLAAADQPSNLLSHMLQISPSSGDGVISTPPCESLATTVRNSPSSASTCGGGGMVPTGGSNPLCLMENSGIQISSPRSSATKRRKSQVKKVVCIPAPAPANSRSSSGEVVPSDLWAWRKYGQKPIKGSPYPRGYYRCSSSKGCSARKQVERSRTNPNMLVITYTSEHNHPWPTQRNALAGSTRSHPSRTPATATARKTSPKHEPTNDNVLPTAAVKEEEIDENQTTNKATTINDHQDEVDHQEFPYDLIFTEFSEQINNHDHDHNRDHHHLSADPLNNSMLMFSSHGFSTGNGESSKDPFLELYDWAENSNGSLFKEAKGG